GGTAATTAATAAGTCTAGAATTCACACTTAAAACACCAGGACGAAGTCATAGTGTATGAGGTAAGGCCTAAACCCAAAGCCTAAATGATCATGGATTGTACTAGGAGATCTAGAGCCCGAGTGCACATTTTACATTTCTTAAGCCTAGATAGACCATATGACCCAATGCTCTCCTAAACTTGGGATGATCCTAATTGATCCAACTGGCCTACAATCACTTATTCTCCAAGATGGGTTCGGTTTGTTCACCAAGTCTAGCAATGAAATGCTCCCTGGGAACAAACCCAAACAGAAACCCGAAGGCACTAGGCAAGGCTTGGTAAATAAAGTCCGACCAACaatatcatatcattaaatGCTATCATATCCTCATATTATAATTGGGTATTTAGCATATCCATGTCTAATGGAGGATTCGTATGTCAATGCCCTTTCGATTCAACAATACACTACCAACTATTATGGGCTATTATCttaaataattgatttcaaACCAagtattaaactatttttcacACTTTACCCTTGTCTATATGCAGGTTAGAGTGATTcttcacttttaaaatattcataactCACGAGGTAAGGTAGGTCACTTTTCTTGTAAGCACAACCCTTAAGTGTTATTATTCTTACAACCTCACTAACTTTAGCATCAGAGAATCATCTAGTTTACAGGTTTCGCGATTTCTGATGATTACTAAGCCCAACAAGTCTATTTCAACATTTCATACCATTACCAGAAAGGTTAGAAGTTTTCCTTAAACCTCCATGCTAATTCGCTAATGCTAATGCGAATGTGAACAATGAATTCTGAAAGTGTAAATTTTTTCCATGCGAATGTGAACAATGCTAATTCGCTAATGCTATACGGataagttttgtatttttgtttctcACATTATTGAACCACCATGCTAATGCGAATGGATGATCAATAAAAAAGCTAAAGGCAGACAACCTGGATGATGAAGATAATTCAAGGTTTCTGGAACCGGAGCACGTCGTCGACAAGTTTGTCAAAATTCATGGATGATGAACCACTAACACCCGTTGTCGCTTCAGCCTTTGACTTCCATTCCATTgccttccttttcatttccttacCTTTCTCCCCATCAATTAACTCTATCACAAGCTTCTCTACTTCATCTCCCTTTGCATCACTTTCAATTTCCATGCCAACACCCCAATCAACACAAGCAAACTTACAGTTAGTTTACTGTCTCCAGCACCGTCTCTAGCACGTGGAGTtcaaaattgagtaacaacaaaCGTCATGGATACactaatagaaatagaaataccATTATATTATAGcaaccataaataaataaaaaacagtgtAGCTTATCTCAAGAAAGCCATACTAGAGGTGTTAATACCATCCCATTACACAACCAATCCCTTGCCTATAATTTCTaaagaccaattagggttcctaatAACCATAATATTAAATGACGACTTCTTATTCAACCATATACCTCTCAACTCGTTTGGGAATGGTTGCCGCAATGACATGCTCTCACGAAGGGCATGACAACtctaattcatattttatttttgaatattttctttaatcagatttttttttattgttccttCTTTACAATATACGTTACAGACACTTGGATGAGTGGGCCACCCTAGATGCCTTTGAGAGCTACATGAGACAGTAAGGGAAAGAGTCATTTCTATATCCGGGAGTGAAAGTAGGCCACCCGAATTTATGGCCTATCTCTATTCAAATGTATCTTCGTGACCAATCATCACTGATAGTTAAGACATATCTCATAATCAATCTCTATTTCACATGAATTGCAACACCAATGGTGGAGGTTTTTATGTGGCTGatgctttttcaaaagaaagaCTTCTAGGATTTCTGATGGAGGAAAGGCGTGATTGATGCAACAACAAATTTTAGCATGGAATTCTGCACATAAGGAGTTATAGCTTGATTTTGAATCTGTATTTCTTTGTTATTCTTAATGGTTTCTGGGTCATTAGTCTTGCTTGTCATTAGTTTTCTTTtgaatcttatatatatatataatatatatatattatatatatatatatattatatatatatatttgttttgattttgaaacataaaataaaattgaaatgaaatattaagggatgaaattaaaaataaaatctaattaattaaaggattaaaaaaaaataagaagaattatAATGAGGaatgagattgaagaaaaaaatagttaaaaaagataaaaaacaaaacaaatagttatcaacaaaacaaatgaagaagaataaaatttgatatgaaaaacacATGACACTCCATACTttggcatcttttttttttttaattaatgaatactttatatttatcaaaagatTAAGTTGCCCCTAACTCAACATGAATATATCAACAAGactgaagaaaaatataaataaatatcctagaaagagatatttttttaatttgcttttcatGGCAAGTGAGTAATTCTATTaggcttaaaaaataaaattgtctgCAAGCCTCCTAATGcaagttaaatttatttatttttgcttttaatgttAGTTCAGTCattgtattatttataataaaagttaaaagttaGATTTGCCCCTAATAACAAATGTATCCCTATAAAAAGATTATAAcaccctttattttttaattgggaaAATTTGAGGAAagtattgtttattattatagtaCTTTCCCTAAATAATTTAgtttatgttaattaataataataattaattcatcatactggcctttttattattattattcaattttcttcCCATGCTCATGTTAATCGAGTGAGGTTAGGCTTACTGTTTATTTACGAAAGAAGAGATggaaaggaagaaaattatTGGACACTCCCAACTTTTTTGAAATATCAAATCTAACCTAATATCAGGACGGCATTCCCAACTTGTTAGACACTCCAATCCAGTTGAACCATCTCTTTGTATTAAACACTTATTCTATATATGCTGAAGTAAGCACTGCCATCAGCtgcaatgaaaatataatattgatgatttttaatttaaatattatagatttaattatcattattacatcattaaataaataatattttatatcaaatactttttattatttcattaacttAACTACAATTTTATCACGTATGAAATTCATTTCATAAGAACTAtagtttccatggttttttgagcgtgcaccaaaataagataaaatatcatcaaaaacaaaattggaattgcgatcaaattccacaaatactacgtcatcatgcgatattcttttaatttatttagtgttattaaataatattaaacattatttttttgagtaaaacataattttaaaaaaaaattaaaaaatttatcaggTTGAACGTGATCTAATGAATACTGCTCACGTCAACAATGACAACAAAATTCAGCtggcactgttcacgtgaacagtgccaGGTGAATGCTTCTCGTGTTGCaggtgaattataattcacctGGCATCACTTGACATGGGCACTGTTATGAACAGTGCCCAAGTGAATTACAAGAGAAGCAGCTCCCATCTGATATGAGCAAAACACcggtttgatgaaaaaaaattatagggcacaataaacaataaactgattttttcatgttaccAAATGTATAGTTTATGTGGTTTGCTTTAAAAGCTAAAGCTATTGCATAAACAAACACCCACTAATGCTTaaagtgtgtatatatatattcttatcatttttttttgggatagagaaaattatatattatccccaaaaaaaaatgataagaattcttttttcatgtttatctcTTCTTCTTATGTATCTATTGTAATACGATACAGAATAGCAAAGTACTATATACTATATAGAAAAGTTTCTCTCGTTGGCATTAGTGTTTCAATAAACGCGTGAAAGGTCACACACAGCTTATGGACATATATTTTCTTGCTAAGATCTTAGCCAAAATTATGTTGAACGTAATAGAagcaaattaaattaagaaaatgtagcaaataatagatgaatttattatatcaagatattttttttagattatattttgtcgcacgtgtgcggcgtcgcggcgaaaatgtGTTCCACTTCAAATCTAAAATGCATGATATCTTTATCTGGTAAATATGAGGAGAAAataaattcttgtcttttatcggtggaaaatggaatgggagtcgccacctagtattttggtcatcaggaaccctaactggtctcagagatcgggcaCGAGAACtgattgcgtaaagggaaggtattagcaccccaaatacgccttacctaagataagctgcattgtttgattgccTGATAaaagctaaggtgttattgtatttctaattgttggtctatCTACGGTTCAAGAAAAACCCTCCTCAGTAAAGAGGTCTTTATtttatcgggtaaaaacctAACTGTTCTAAAGTTTAtatgaaaactatattttttatatcaagaatacattttacatataaattcgtaatcccaaatactaaaagaagaaaaaaaatttttttttagaatttttgaaatattggcctagttctcgtggttctaacaaacttgttgttaaagccaaagtgcatgctaatacaatgtatttttttgaaattttttttgttgtatgaaaatatgatgtgatgatttttttttctttattttggagagactagaccgtatgcattaaaacaaaaacattatatatatatatatatatatatatatatatatatatatatattgatgtcttgacgaaaaatcgggtattttaatactggatttgtatctttacggtataaaaatacaaaccaatattaaaacaattttgataaaaatatgcaggaaaatcaacaatatttttttaaggatttttttcagaattttttgaaagcaaaacattttttattttttaaatttcttttttcgaTGTTAtgatgaaaaccgggtattttaatactgaatttgtatctttacggtataaaaatacaaaccaatattaagcaattttgataaaaatatgcaggaaaatcaacaaattttttaaggattttttagattttttattttattttatatatatatatataaacattataataaataatatataatattaggcGGGCTGAGCTAGGACGGACTCCGCCCCAAAAGGGTTGGGctgatctcggcccaacaagaTTTCCCTCTTTAGTCTGGGTCGGGTCGGCTGGGCCAGAATTGGTCTGGCCCACCAACACATTAGAGCTGAGCCAGAACTAGCCTGGCTCAGCGAAGGAAACCCACTAGTGCTGGGCCAGAACCAACCTGGCCCAGCACCAAGAAAACCAAccggggggggaattatttttcctctcccatcctcctgcatgcagaacattTGTTCTGCATGGAGGAGGAAAACGCATAAGTGGAAAAAATGCAGGGGGAAGAAGACTTTACCTGGTGCAGAGGAGGCGGTGCTGCTGGTTGGACTGCTTCACTGGTGGTGCTGTGGTGGAGGCTGGTGGCGGTGTTGTGGCTCACGGACGGCGACTCCCAGCAGTGGTGCTACTGTTTCAAGCGGCGGAGGGAGAGGTTACTGCTCTTCCTTTCTCCTCTGTGTGCTTTCCTCTTCTTTCGTTTTCGGTGGTTTCCCTTTATCCTCccagtttgttttttaagttttctacCCCGTTTCAAACTTTTTCCTCCCTCTCAATTTTGGGTTTACTAATGGTTCTCTCTTGTTCGgtcctttctctctcctttcgattctctttttttgttttcgattTGTTCACTCCTCTCTTCGGTTCGTTCTCCCTGCCCCCTCGCATGCTGGCGTTAAGTCTCCATTTATAAGGGGCAAGGGAGCGAGGCCTCTTCATTACTGTGCATGGGGAGCAGGGCAGCATTGGGTTGGTTGGTGGGCGCGGCTGGCAAGGCGCGGCACCCCTGACTTCTCATCATCAAGGTGCTTGGGGTTTCGAGTCTTCTGCAGGGCACGCAGATCGCAAGAATTAAtgaagaaagaggaagaaaataaaaatgctttctcttcccctgctgcacgtccaggggaagaagaaagaggaacaatgtcgttcaaaacgacaccgttctgttttctctttttttttttcaacatgaaacgacgttgttttggacaaaacaagccgtttcatttaaatatggCACCAACACGTCAACTTCCAAATCAATCCTTAATTATCTTTTGTTCATTTTACTTGCATCCCTTCCAATTTTCGTCTTCGCCCCAATAGTTGGCCGCATTTTTCACTTCAGTCCTTGGCctttgatttatgcaattagacccttaattgatcaataaacttctaatttcttcaatttgacccctgatttTGATAATTACAGCCCCTATATTTACGCgccttttccaatttggtccttggtttcggattttctcaattaagtccctaattggctattaaacttcaatatttatgcaattaagcccctgatttgaccaaatcaactcttaaaaattataattggaccccagaactttaatttcttccaattaaagcccaaattgacttaaaatccatttttcttgcaatcaaatcctctataaattcaattaaaccttcaataaaatccaattaagcccataaacatccaattttggacttttctcctcaatttaaaatttcttttccaacaggactctcatcattcaagaatatactgttaaaatttaaatctttgtatttttaacctctttaaccaatttttctgaccattttctgagcgctcccacctcctattattttttctaatttcttccagctatatatttatttatttatttattattattattattattattttattattatttattattattatttttgttattattattatatatatttttttatttttattttttgtgtggtaCCTGGGTTACAACATATTTCTCTGCCAAAAAAATACAGTAGGTTACTCAATGCTTGAAGTTATTTGCCAAAAATAATGTATTTGCTCGCTTGCAAGAACTTTTACCAGTCGATCCAGATTCCGATGAGACGCATCACCGGTCCAAGCTGCCTCCTCTGCCTTGGTTTTCCATTCCATTGCCTTCGTTTTCATATCTTTTCCCTTCTCCCCCTCCATTAACTCCCTCACAAGTTTTTCCACTTCATCTCTTTTCACGTTGCTTTCTATCTCCATTCCGATACCCCACTTAGTACAAGCAAACCAACAGTTGGTCTGTTGCTCAGCGAAAAATGGCCAACAAACCATTGGGACACCGCCACAGATACTTTCCAATGTCGAGTTCCACCCCATGTGACTTACAAACCCTCCTATGGAAGGATGCTTCAAGACTTGTTCTTGAGGACACCAGCTTACTAGCAAACTTCTATCCTTTGTTACAGATAAAAATTCAGGTGGGAACATCGCGGCTTCACCTTCAATAAGATCAGGCCTTATTATCCATAAGAAAGGTTTGTTGCTGTTGGCTAGTCCCCAAGCAAATTCAATCATTTGCTGTGCAGTTATTACAGTGATGCTACCAAAATTTACATGCACAACGGAGTTTGGTCCTTTTGAATCAAGCCATTCAATGCACTCTGGATGATCTTTCCAAAGATTGGAGCCAATATTTTTCAGATTACCATTTGGAATCTGATCAACATGCAACTGGAGAGGACCAAGTGTGTAAATTGGAGGAAACATTGGGGATAAAGCATCCAAAACATCTTGTTCGAAGGAGTCAAAGGTGTTAATAATGACAGCAGAAGCTCTTGAGGTTCTGTCTATTTCTCTTATCGCGAAGTGAAGCATGGAGTCGTTTATGTCTGTAGTTCTGACAAAACTTGGAAGATCCCTCAAACGGATATTTTTCATTCCTGGAATCCAATCTATGGATGTTTCTAAgtacccaaaaaaaaagttacaaatgaAGATTAATTTTCGTTCTTGGTAAATTATGCAGGCTCTGACCTTCTGAGTCTTGGTAAAATTTTAACTTCTAATGaactaaatagaaaaggaaaacttgATCATAAAATCATGCACCCACATTCTGAATTTTCCGTTTTAAAAAGCTGTGTACCTTTCAGAGGTGTCAAGCCTCTTTCGATAAGAGAAAGATATTGTGCGTAGCCCAAAACACCACAGGCGCTGGGTGTCCAAAACAGCGCTTCAGGAATTCCGAATTCTTCAGCTGCGTCAAGAGTGAAGCTCATGCAAGCATCAGAGATAATACATGTCACCTGGGGCACAATACTGGAGGAGTTGAGGTTGGCAATAAGATCACGAAATGGGGCTAAGCAAGTCGTGGAGGTGCAGTCACAGAGAGATGGGATGTCTTGAGTGGCATCAGCAATATCTGATGGTGGAAGACCATCAGGAATGGTCTTAAACTGGAAGTCTGGCAAGCCATCAAGAGAGCTGCTGCCTCTAGACTTGAGTAAGCGTCTGTGGTTATACTCTGTATTAACAAAGGTTATGTCAAAACCTTTGAAGTGGAGTAGTTTTGCTAGTTTTAGCATTGGGTTTATGTGACCCTGGGCTGGAAAAGGGATACACACGGCATGGGGTTTATTTGCCAAGTCTATGGACACCATCTCTCCGATCACACACAAAAATATTGGATGTTGAGGAAGGAGAGAGGCCCCttcttatagataaaaaaaaataataggtgAGTGCCCCCTTCTGGGAATATTATTAGCACTTGAAAAAAGGCCACGCAAGCCTGGTCCTACAAAGAAAATCCTAACCATGCATCTATACAGGGGCGGAGACAAGGGGAGGCTTgcgcaaggaaaaaaaattttcagCCCTCTTTGAGTTCATTCTTAATATTCTTATAAGACACCGCACAAATCACAACATTTTAgcccctttaattttattttttggttccgccctgcatatatatatatattatggatgatattttgaaacatgaaatatttattttataattattttgttattgttattgtgcTGTGCATGCAGTAAGTTTGTAATTTAAGTGTTTGTGCAAAGGTTAAATAGGCATTACAAACAAAACAAGTAAAAGTATAGCACAAATACCGATGGTTTGTGGCCATCGGTATTTTATCGAGAGTTGCAAAATATTTACTACAAAACATataagagaacttctatgctgcaaagtccatgatgaaattCCTCGATTTAGAATACCAGAAAATTggcatgtgccctaacttctgcatgttatactaccttgaaaataccaaaaataagaGGGGATtctcaatattataaaaaagtcaTTAATAGTACATTTTTCAGGAGACTCCTTATAACATTTTAACTTGATCAAATGATCAGATTGAGAGTTATGTTTGATATCGTAAATTGGGACAGTAGGTAATTTTACACCAAAAACCCAAATTtgggtattattttatttattgaaattgtcAAGATCTTCAAAATAATTCATTGGGGACTTAGATCcttattcataataaaaaatcttcccTTGAATTCTCTCCCTTTTTGGTTAAAAACTATGTGATTGTACGATATTCACACGTAAAATCATATATTAGTTTGTTCAGAAtttcattctattttttattattttctaacattttaatcacaattaaaaaaaaaatttcttttaaataactattttactGATTAGGGAACTTATGCGATTTATAATTCGAATATTGTTTCGGCATACCAATTTATTTCTCTACTCCATCCATgatctaaataaatttattgggaTTTTTCATCCCATTAGTAATAATTTATTCCTCATAAATTTCTCATTTTTCAACCCAAAAAATCGAGGATTAATATCCAAACATTTTGTTAGAACAACATTCAATAAGAAAGAAGGTGAATGGCAAGACCTCTCCTTACGATGTGGCAAAAATTACTTAGGCACAAACTCTATTTTGTCATGTTGTACCAtcaaagaatatttttcaaggttttgGCATTTCAATGAACAAGAAATCCATATCAAGTAGGTCTTTAGAAATCTTTCATTCATCAAAGTAGGATAATCGACAAGAGAATCAACTAATATTTCCCCCCAAATAGCCTTTTGTAATAGAtagaaaatcttaatttttgaaGCAATAATGCCCATTTTGTCAATCTCCTTAGTCATACTAGCCTTAAGATAATGTATTTGAGAGGGTCGACTTAAGAAATTAACCGTACTGAATGTGCCTTGGCTATAAGGATACATTTGTTATTAGGGCAAATCTTTTTATAGGGATACATTTGTTATTAGGGGCAAATCtaacttttaacttttattataaataatacaatGACTGAACTaacattaaaagcaaaaataaataaatttaacttgCATTAGGAGGCTTGcagacaattttattttttatgcctaATAGAATTACTTACTTGCCatgaaaagcaaattaaaaaatatctctttctaggatatttatttatatttttcttcagtCTTGTTGATATATTCATGTTGAGTTAGGGGCAACTTAatcttttgataaatataaagtattcattaattaaaaaaaaaaaatgccaaagtATGGGAGTGTCATgtgtttttcatatcaaattttattcttcttcatttgtttgttgataactatttgttttgttttttatctttttttaactatttttttcttcaatctcattCCTCAttataattcttattatttttttaattctttaattaattagattttatttttaatttcatcccttaatatttcatttcaatttatttttatgtttcaaaatcaaaacaaatatatatatatataagattcaAAAGAAAACTAATGACAAGCAAGACTAATGACCCAGAAACCATTAAGAATAACAAAGAAATACAGATTCAAAATCAAAGCTATAACTCCTTATGTGCAGAATTCCATgctaaaattgttgttgcatcaATCACGCCTTTCCTCCATCAGAAATCCTAGAAGtctttcttttgaaaaagcatCAGCCACATAAAAACCTCCACCATTGGTGTTGCAATTCATGTGAAATAGAGATTGATTATGAGATATGTCTTAACTATCAGTGATGATTGGTCACGAAGATACATTTGAATAGAGATAGGCCATAAATTCGGGTGGGCTACTTTCACTCCCGGATACAGAAATGACTCTTTCCCTTACTGTCTCATGTAGCTCTCAAAGGCATCTAGGGTGGCCCACTCATCCAAGTGTCTGTAACGTATATTGTAAAGaaggaacaataaaaaaaattctgattaaagaaaatattcaaaaataaaatatgaattaggGTTGTCATGCCCTTCGTGAGAGCATGACATTGCGGCAACCATTCCCAAACGAGTTGAGAGGTATATGGTTGAATAAGAAGTCGtcatctagtattatggttattaggaaccctaattggtctttAGAAATTATAGGCAAGGGATTGGTTGTGTAATGGAATGGTATTAACACCTCTAGTATGGCTTTCTTGAGATAAGCTAcactgtttttctttatttatggtTGCTATAATATAATggtatttctatttctattagtGTATCCATGACGtttgttgttactcaattttggaCTCCACGTGCTGGAGACGGTGTATACCTTTTTTGAACTGagtgtaggagtttagctcatgttcgtAAGATTGACAAAgcagagaaatatttttttttcgaaaCCTTGTTTGAGTTGTTTTATGCTCTTTTTACCTTCCCATTTGCTACCAAAAATCGTCAAGTTTTCTTAAGTTTTTTGAtcaggagtcttcataatgctaaattcgttTCCTTTTTACCTGGTCTTTAAGGTTAAATAAATCCCTCGGAATTTACACtgaaaaaatacattacaagattttatagttttaccgacggaaatattatGTTGATGTGTGATTACGAGCTCGTCGGTAATTTATTTACCAACATCTTCACCAACGGAATACGCCATTGGCTTTCCTTTTTTCGGtaattccacattccgtcgctatatcggtcggcaacacaaaaaaacatttgccgATGGTTTTTACAACGGAAATTtcgcgcaaaaaaaaaaaagtttcccactTGAAATATATCGACGGATTTTATCCCATCGGTGATAGcatgatttaccgacggacaatTACCGTTAGTAACTTTGTTAGTGAGTGGTTGAAATACCAACCAAagttatacaaataaaatttctattaaacattaaaaaaaaaaaaaaacaataaagttaaataatattcattacaaactgaatgtgttttcaaaaaaaaatattaaatgaaatattaaaggtaaataatatttattacaaattaatataaagatggagctggaggaggaggaggctggtggtTATacggaaaaaaagaattaggcACACATGTTCCACTCTGTGATGCCATGTTCATGATCATTTCACGAAGCTGTTCATGATTCGCTTTTTGTTGTGCATGCTTCGCTTTAACTTGTGCATACTCCGCTAATAGGTGGTCGTATTTTTCGGTGAGTTGTACCGTGTGTTGCTGCAAAGCCACGAACTCTTTAAATTGGGTGCTtgtgtaagatcccacatcggcgggtgagggaTGTGTTGCTGACCTTATTGTAGTGCTGGTGCTAAACATGTTTGAacgcgttttggggcgtcaggctCAAAAAGTGGGCTCGCATCACcaagaacaaaaccgtgagggcggtaaagcccaaagcggacaatattcaGCATGTTGGGCGGggctgttacatttggtatcagagccgacctCACTGGATGTCCGGTTGTGCCGACGAGGTCGTCGGGCTCCTTAAGGGGgtggattgtaagatcccacatcggcgggtgagggatgtgttgctggccttattagtagtgctggtgctaacatgttgaacgcgttttggggcgtcaggctcagaagtgggctcgcgtcaccaggaacaaaaccgtgagggcggtaaaacccaaagcggacaatattcaGCATGTTGGGCCGGGCTGTTACAGCTTGATACT
This DNA window, taken from Populus alba chromosome 17, ASM523922v2, whole genome shotgun sequence, encodes the following:
- the LOC118048759 gene encoding 7-deoxyloganetin glucosyltransferase-like — translated: MVSIDLANKPHAVCIPFPAQGHINPMLKLAKLLHFKGFDITFVNTEYNHRRLLKSRGSSSLDGLPDFQFKTIPDGLPPSDIADATQDIPSLCDCTSTTCLAPFRDLIANLNSSSIVPQVTCIISDACMSFTLDAAEEFGIPEALFWTPSACGVLGYAQYLSLIERGLTPLKERKLIFICNFFFGYLETSIDWIPGMKNIRLRDLPSFVRTTDINDSMLHFAIREIDRTSRASAVIINTFDSFEQDVLDALSPMFPPIYTLGPLQLHVDQIPNGNLKNIGSNLWKDHPECIEWLDSKGPNSVVHVNFGSITVITAQQMIEFAWGLANSNKPFLWIIRPDLIEGEAAMFPPEFLSVTKDRSLLVSWCPQEQVLKHPSIGGFVSHMGWNSTLESICGGVPMVCWPFFAEQQTNCWFACTKWGIGMEIESNVKRDEVEKLVRELMEGEKGKDMKTKAMEWKTKAEEAAWTATTGVSGSSSMNFDKLVDDVLRFQKP